Proteins from a genomic interval of Ptychodera flava strain L36383 chromosome 7, AS_Pfla_20210202, whole genome shotgun sequence:
- the LOC139137324 gene encoding succinate dehydrogenase [ubiquinone] iron-sulfur subunit, mitochondrial-like: protein MLYKKMAAALRQTVALSSRYQALTTIQVVRTAQTAAAAATAPRIKKFKIYRWDPDRPGDKPRMQVYEVDLNKCGPMVLDALIKIKNEIDPTLTFRRSCREGICGSCAMNIGGVNTLACISKIEPRKTTKIYPLPHMYIIKDLVPDMSNFYAQYKNIEPYLKKKETVNYGEKQYFQSVEDRAKLDGLYECILCACCSTSCPSYWWNGDKYLGPAVLMQAYRWMIDSRDDYQVERLAKLQDPFSIYRCHTIMNCTKTCPKGLNPGRAIAEIKKMMSAYKSKKAAAVSA, encoded by the exons ATGTTATACAAGAAAATGGCTGCTGCTCTTAGACAAACGGTTGCGCTGTCTTCGCGCTATCAAGCGCTAACAACTATACAG GTTGTGCGGACCGCACAGACTGCTGCCGCTGCTGCAACTGCTCCTAGAATtaagaagttcaaaatatatAGATGG GACCCTGACAGGCCAGGCGATAAGCCAAGAATGCAAGTTTATGAAGTTGATCTTAACAA ATGTGGTCCCATGGTGCTGGACGCGTTGATCAAGATCAAGAATGAAATAGACCCAACCTTGACCTTCAGAAGGTCCTGTCGTGAGGGAATCTGTGGCTCATGCGCCATGAACATTGGGGGTGTGAACACCCTGGCTTGTATCAG CAAAATAGAACCAAGGAAGACAACTAAGATTTACCCTCTACCACACATGTACATTATCAAAGATCTCGTACCT GATATGAGTAACTTCTATGCGCAATACAAGAACATTGAACCATACTTGAAGAAGAAAGAGACTGTAAACTATGGAGAGAAACAATACTTCCAGTCTGTAGAAGACAGAGCAAAACTT gATGGATTGTATGAGTGCATCTTGTGCGCATGCTGCAGTACATCATGTCCAAGCTACTGGTGGAATGGTGACAAATACCTGGGACCAGCCGTGCTGATGCAGGCGTACAGATGGATGATTGACAGCAGGGATGATTACCAGGTTGAACGTCTGGCCAAACTGCAAGATCCATTCTCCATCTACAGGTGTCACACCATCATGAACTGTACAAAGACTTGTCCAAAG GGTTTGAATCCCGGCCGGGCCATCGCTGAAATCAAGAAGATGATGTCAGCGtacaaaagtaaaaaagcagCAGCTGTTAGCGCGTGA